Proteins co-encoded in one Lucilia cuprina isolate Lc7/37 chromosome X, ASM2204524v1, whole genome shotgun sequence genomic window:
- the LOC124418634 gene encoding uncharacterized protein LOC124418634 yields the protein MVRFRRYRTSRPHINQCSQIDLILGNDSERYINIDGIKKNVCDPTNTIFGWVLSGPIIGNPIHSLTTTIVPSETSILNDLLRKFREQEELPSPKHLSKEDQYCEQFYKETTIRQADGRYVERLPFKKEFPNFIFLGASRILALGQYSRIKQSLAKSPNLQAQYNAVLEEYLSLQHMEKSSFREISSDNKYFSFYLPHHAVVRPEHKTTKVWVVFNASRITKSGYSLNDVLYTGQTLQQDLMNVILNWRKYRYVFRGDIQKMYRQILVHLEDRPFQRILFQKEHNAPFIDYKLKTVTLKNNFLKQPLFYAMKLTLTIYYLVVIQ from the coding sequence ATGGTCAGATTTCGAAGGTATCGAACTAGCAGACCCCACATTAACCAATGCTCTCAAATTGACCTTATCCTTGGTAACGATTCAGAACGATATATAAACATCGATGGCATAAAGAAGAATGTTTGTGACCCAACCAATACAATATTTGGTTGGGTCCTTAGTGGTCCCATTATTGGCAATCCTATACACTCGTTAACAACCACCATAGTTCCTTCTGAAACTTCCATTCTAAACGATCTTCTGCGAAAATTCCGGGAACAGGAAGAGTTGCCATCTCCTAAACACTTGTCTAAAGAAGATCAGTATTGCGAACAATTCTATAAAGAAACCACAATCCGCCAAGCTGATGGAAGATATGTGGAGCGATTACCCTTTAAAAAAGAATTccctaattttatttttcttggtGCATCCAGAATATTGGCTCTTGGCCAATATTCGCGCATAAAACAATCTCTAGCCAAAAGTCCTAACCTCCAAGCTCAATATAATGCTGTTTTAGAAGAATATTTATCACTTCAACATATGGAAAAAAGTTCGTTCCGTGAAATCTCCTctgataataaatatttctcattCTATTTACCACATCATGCGGTCGTTCGCCCTGAACACAAAACCACCAAAGTTTGGGTAGTTTTCAATGCGTCCAGAATAACAAAATCAGGATATTCTTTAAATGACGTGTTATACACCGGTCAAACTTTGCAACAAGACCTCATGAATGTGATTCTTAACTGGCGAAAATATCGTTATGTTTTCAGAGGCGATATACAGAAAATGTATCGTCAGATTTTAGTACACCTTGAGGACAGACCTTTTCAAcgtattttgtttcaaaaagaaCACAATGCCCCTTTTATcgattataaacttaaaacagTAACTCTGAAAAACAATTTCCTAAAGCAGCCCTTATTTTACGCAATGAAACTTACGTTGACGATATATTATCTGGTGGTCATTCAATAG
- the LOC124419438 gene encoding LIM domain-containing protein PLIM2b-like yields the protein MEEVKAEKNIYHKNCFRCNECNKQLKLDTYQSHEGVVYCTIHFKSLFAPKFVEDVEPIQPRKPELIIRENQPTELPPDVVRGMIISLIFL from the exons ATGGAAGAAGTAAaagctgaaaaaaatatttaccacaAGAACTGTTTCCGATGTAATGAATGCAACAAGCAATTGAA ACTAGATACGTATCAAAGCCACGAAGGAGTTGTATATTGTACTATACACTTCAAGTCATTGTTTGCTCCTAAATTTGTTGAAGATGTCGAGCCAATTCAGCCGAGAAAACCAGAATTAATAATACGTGAAAATCAACCGACTGAATTACCACCGGATGTTGTCAGAGGTATGATTATttcattgatatttttataa